The Xanthomonas sp. DAR 34887 genome has a segment encoding these proteins:
- a CDS encoding cytochrome b, producing the protein MTAKNTAERWGGVSQTLHWLIAFLILLLGVVGLTMGELPKTPKYFWVYTAHKSLGLTVLALVVARLGWRLYAGAPKPVPGTPSWQERIAGATHTLLYVLIFAMPLSGWLYDSSSGLRPFRWFGLVAVPKLSAPDPHLRDLSHAVHEWGFWILIAVVLAHAGAAFYHHLFQRDATLARMLPRGWLTPKS; encoded by the coding sequence ATGACCGCCAAGAACACCGCCGAACGTTGGGGCGGCGTCAGCCAGACCCTGCATTGGCTGATCGCCTTCCTGATCCTGCTGCTGGGCGTGGTCGGCCTGACCATGGGCGAACTGCCGAAGACGCCCAAGTATTTCTGGGTCTACACCGCGCACAAGTCGCTCGGCCTGACCGTGCTGGCGCTGGTGGTCGCGCGCCTGGGCTGGCGCCTGTATGCCGGCGCGCCCAAGCCGGTGCCGGGCACGCCGAGCTGGCAGGAACGCATCGCCGGCGCCACCCACACGCTGCTGTACGTGCTGATCTTCGCCATGCCGCTGTCCGGCTGGCTGTACGACTCCAGCAGCGGCCTGCGCCCGTTCCGCTGGTTCGGCCTGGTCGCCGTGCCCAAGCTCAGCGCGCCCGATCCGCACCTGCGCGACCTGTCGCATGCGGTGCACGAATGGGGCTTCTGGATCCTGATCGCCGTGGTGCTGGCGCATGCCGGCGCCGCCTTCTACCACCACCTGTTCCAACGCGATGCCACCCTGGCGCGGATGTTGCCGCGCGGCTGGCTGACCCCCAAATCCTGA
- a CDS encoding hybrid sensor histidine kinase/response regulator produces the protein MQIPCPRRLRRGWTLAWLLLLLAGCCSGALAAVPELPRFRVLGAEHGLPSSEISRLALDRDGYLWIASGDGLARYDGREFRLWRHDPDDPQSLRCNYVQELHIDARNRVWVACEGGGLSMLDTARRGFRHFNMATQPAMRSDEVFAITSRGDEVVFGTYAGGLYRVTADGRVQRIQAGDGEVDAMLDGVIVGLGFDAQGVLWIGTFKGMVRYDGKRASAYRLPGPTDAPQKVAAVIALSDGLWVSTNGELYRLGHDGRWQRADWTGALQRGVLCMAEDGNGGYWLGNGQGLWHKPADGALRRIAEGEAAVAGANVVVSMLRDKEGGLWVSLPTRGLGYLRPSWRRLAVLGPAHGLVPDLYASLAPARDGGVWLAGTGGNVYRLQPASGELVKPQWTPSLPGVRVLSVLEDTAGDVWLGSSAQLLRGPAHGGALQGWGRTSAADATPDIGVNSWLRQRPDGTLWVAAPGFGVQVRALADGHVLDNIHGPQRGLAAAADIAAFDLAPDGTPWLAAERLHYWDTAAGQFRAPPEFAGERVQSFAFADAQTLWLHRLSGLELWRREGGRWQQVHRYAAADGVPAIESQGLVVDQQGRAWLGTRRGLFRIDPRHTPAVRAFGTRNGLSSQEVVKRGLLMAADGVLVAATADGSVVLLDTRLPDPSPVPLTLSVESVQVRRGERLLALPVGGGFALQPDDRDLRVVARLLSFVDPEGIVYRFRLAGYDRDWIVVGATGERTLPQLPAGAQVLEVQARTRNGAWSPTLRLPFRVYPPWWRSVWGIAGLLATAALLVLASLRAYRRRLRRQHAWQLALHKQEVAEQASLAKTRFLATLGHEVRTPMTGVLGMSELLLATPLDPKQRGYTESIRHAGTHLLHLVNDALDLARIEAGRLQLDLQPFALQALIADVVNLMAPLAQARGLRFECHDTLPGAVTVNGDAVRVRQILLNLIGNAIKFTASGSVTLHVSPLHSGHGLCVEVADTGPGISAEQQARLFQRFEQGEGPRTAARYGGSGLGLAISQELAMAMGGRIQVDSRLGHGARFRVTLPLRWQARPAAAVTVVPLPARAQAPLRILLVEDEPTVAQVMAELLRSRGHHVACAAHGLEALTEVTQGTFDVGLLDLDLPALDGLALARQLRALGYGFPLIAVTARSDGEAEAAAKAAGFARFVRKPVTGDMLAEAIAGAMQGDAGARDAGPGTRKA, from the coding sequence ATGCAAATCCCGTGTCCTCGACGCCTGCGCCGCGGCTGGACGCTCGCCTGGCTGCTGCTGTTGCTGGCCGGTTGCTGCAGCGGTGCACTGGCGGCGGTGCCGGAACTGCCGCGGTTCCGCGTGCTGGGCGCCGAGCATGGGTTGCCGTCCAGCGAGATCTCGCGGCTGGCCCTGGACCGCGACGGTTACCTGTGGATCGCTAGCGGCGACGGCCTGGCCCGCTACGACGGGCGCGAATTCCGCCTTTGGCGCCACGACCCGGACGATCCGCAGTCGCTGCGCTGCAACTACGTGCAGGAACTGCACATCGATGCGCGCAACCGGGTCTGGGTCGCCTGCGAAGGCGGCGGCCTGAGCATGCTCGATACCGCGCGCCGCGGGTTCCGCCATTTCAACATGGCCACGCAACCGGCGATGCGCAGCGACGAAGTGTTCGCGATCACCAGCCGCGGCGACGAGGTGGTGTTCGGCACCTACGCCGGCGGCCTGTACCGGGTGACCGCGGACGGGCGCGTGCAGCGCATCCAGGCCGGCGACGGCGAGGTCGATGCGATGCTCGACGGCGTGATCGTCGGCCTGGGGTTCGATGCGCAGGGGGTGCTGTGGATCGGCACCTTCAAGGGCATGGTGCGCTACGACGGCAAGCGCGCCAGCGCCTACCGCCTGCCCGGTCCCACGGATGCGCCGCAGAAGGTCGCGGCGGTCATCGCGCTGTCCGACGGCCTGTGGGTCAGCACCAACGGCGAGCTGTACCGGCTCGGCCACGACGGTCGCTGGCAGCGCGCCGACTGGACCGGCGCGTTGCAGCGCGGGGTGCTGTGCATGGCCGAGGACGGCAACGGCGGCTATTGGCTTGGCAACGGCCAGGGGCTGTGGCACAAGCCGGCCGACGGCGCGTTGCGCCGCATCGCCGAGGGCGAGGCGGCGGTGGCCGGCGCCAACGTGGTGGTGAGCATGCTGCGCGACAAGGAAGGCGGACTGTGGGTGTCGTTGCCGACCCGCGGCCTGGGCTACCTGCGCCCGAGCTGGCGGCGGCTGGCGGTGCTGGGGCCGGCGCACGGCCTGGTGCCGGACCTGTATGCCAGCCTGGCGCCGGCCCGCGACGGCGGCGTGTGGCTGGCCGGCACCGGCGGCAATGTGTACCGGCTGCAGCCGGCCAGCGGCGAGCTGGTCAAGCCGCAGTGGACGCCCAGCCTGCCCGGCGTGCGCGTGCTGTCGGTGCTGGAAGACACGGCCGGCGACGTATGGCTGGGCAGCAGCGCGCAACTGCTGCGCGGTCCTGCCCACGGCGGCGCGCTGCAGGGGTGGGGACGTACTTCGGCGGCCGACGCGACCCCCGATATTGGCGTCAACAGCTGGTTGCGCCAGCGTCCCGACGGCACCTTGTGGGTGGCCGCGCCCGGCTTCGGCGTGCAGGTGCGCGCGCTCGCCGACGGCCATGTGCTGGACAACATCCACGGTCCGCAACGCGGGCTGGCCGCCGCCGCCGATATCGCCGCGTTCGACCTGGCGCCGGACGGCACGCCGTGGCTGGCCGCCGAGCGCCTGCACTATTGGGACACCGCCGCCGGGCAGTTCCGCGCGCCGCCGGAATTTGCCGGCGAGCGGGTGCAGTCGTTCGCCTTCGCCGATGCGCAGACCCTGTGGCTGCATCGCCTGTCCGGACTGGAGCTGTGGCGGCGCGAGGGCGGACGCTGGCAGCAGGTGCATCGCTATGCGGCGGCCGACGGCGTGCCGGCGATCGAGTCGCAGGGCCTGGTGGTCGATCAGCAGGGACGCGCCTGGCTGGGTACCCGCCGCGGCCTGTTCCGGATCGATCCGCGGCACACGCCCGCGGTGCGCGCGTTCGGCACCCGCAATGGATTGAGCAGCCAGGAAGTGGTCAAGCGCGGGTTGTTGATGGCGGCCGATGGGGTGCTGGTGGCGGCCACCGCCGATGGCAGCGTGGTGTTGCTGGATACGCGGTTGCCGGACCCGTCGCCGGTGCCGCTGACGCTGAGCGTGGAGAGCGTGCAGGTGCGCCGCGGCGAGCGGCTGCTGGCGCTGCCGGTGGGCGGCGGCTTCGCCCTGCAGCCGGACGATCGCGATCTGCGCGTGGTGGCGCGGCTGCTGTCGTTCGTCGATCCGGAGGGCATCGTCTACCGCTTCCGCCTGGCCGGCTACGACCGCGACTGGATCGTGGTCGGCGCGACCGGCGAGCGCACGCTGCCGCAGTTGCCGGCCGGTGCGCAGGTGCTGGAGGTGCAGGCGCGCACCCGCAACGGCGCCTGGTCGCCGACCTTGCGGCTGCCGTTCCGGGTGTATCCGCCGTGGTGGCGCAGCGTCTGGGGCATTGCCGGGCTGCTCGCCACCGCCGCGCTGCTGGTGCTGGCCTCGCTGCGCGCCTACCGCCGTCGCCTGCGCCGCCAGCACGCCTGGCAGCTGGCGCTGCACAAGCAGGAAGTGGCCGAGCAGGCGTCGCTGGCCAAGACCCGCTTCCTGGCCACGCTCGGACACGAGGTGCGCACGCCGATGACCGGCGTGCTCGGCATGAGCGAACTGCTGCTGGCCACGCCGCTGGATCCCAAGCAGCGCGGCTATACCGAATCGATCCGCCATGCCGGCACGCACCTGCTGCATCTGGTCAACGACGCGCTGGATCTGGCGCGGATCGAGGCCGGGCGCCTGCAGCTGGACCTGCAGCCGTTCGCGTTGCAGGCGCTGATCGCCGACGTGGTGAATCTGATGGCGCCGCTGGCGCAGGCGCGCGGCCTGCGCTTCGAATGCCACGACACCTTGCCGGGTGCGGTGACCGTCAACGGCGACGCGGTGCGGGTGCGGCAGATCCTGCTCAATCTGATCGGCAATGCGATCAAGTTCACCGCCAGCGGTTCGGTGACCCTGCACGTGTCGCCGCTGCACAGCGGACACGGGCTGTGCGTGGAGGTCGCCGACACCGGTCCGGGCATCAGCGCCGAACAGCAGGCGCGGCTGTTCCAGCGCTTCGAACAGGGCGAAGGTCCGCGCACCGCCGCCCGCTACGGCGGCAGCGGGCTGGGCCTGGCGATCAGCCAGGAGCTGGCGATGGCGATGGGCGGGCGCATCCAGGTCGACAGCCGGCTCGGGCACGGCGCACGCTTCCGGGTGACGTTGCCGCTGCGCTGGCAGGCGCGGCCTGCCGCCGCGGTGACGGTGGTGCCGCTGCCGGCGCGGGCACAGGCGCCGCTGCGGATCCTGCTGGTCGAGGACGAACCGACCGTGGCCCAGGTGATGGCCGAACTGCTGCGCAGCCGCGGCCATCATGTCGCCTGCGCTGCGCATGGCCTGGAGGCGTTGACCGAAGTGACCCAGGGCACGTTCGATGTGGGCCTGCTGGACCTGGACCTGCCGGCGCTGGACGGCCTTGCGCTGGCGCGGCAATTGCGTGCGCTCGGCTACGGCTTCCCGCTGATCGCGGTGACCGCGCGTTCCGACGGCGAGGCCGAGGCCGCGGCCAAGGCGGCCGGTTTCGCCCGTTTCGTGCGTAAGCCAGTCACCGGCGACATGTTGGCCGAAGCGATCGCGGGCGCGATGCAGGGGGACGCCGGAGCGCGGGACGCGGGACCGGGTACGCGGAAAGCGTAG
- a CDS encoding YceI family protein gives MSSRFASPAAVAASLVAMLAAAPAFAADYVQAAGSSLVFASKYDGEVFTGQFPGFDTKLSFDPANLASAKLDVAIPLAGAKSGNSDRDSTLQGPDFFNVAKFATAHYRADKFRSLGNNQYAADGTLELRGVSKPVTLTFTWTPGAQPVLAGKATVKRLDFGVGGGDWADTKTIPNETAISTKVVFKAK, from the coding sequence ATGTCGTCCCGTTTCGCCTCCCCCGCCGCCGTTGCCGCCAGCCTGGTGGCGATGCTCGCCGCCGCTCCTGCGTTCGCCGCCGATTACGTGCAGGCCGCGGGCTCGAGCCTGGTGTTCGCCAGCAAGTACGACGGCGAAGTGTTCACCGGCCAGTTCCCCGGCTTCGACACCAAGCTCAGCTTCGACCCGGCCAATCTGGCCAGCGCCAAGCTCGACGTGGCGATTCCGCTGGCCGGCGCCAAGAGCGGCAACAGCGACCGCGACTCGACCTTGCAGGGGCCGGACTTCTTCAACGTGGCCAAGTTCGCCACCGCCCACTACCGCGCCGACAAGTTCCGTTCGCTGGGCAACAACCAGTACGCCGCCGACGGCACCCTGGAATTGCGCGGCGTGTCCAAGCCGGTGACCCTGACCTTCACCTGGACCCCCGGCGCGCAGCCGGTGCTGGCCGGCAAGGCCACCGTCAAGCGCCTGGACTTCGGCGTCGGTGGCGGCGACTGGGCCGACACCAAGACCATTCCCAACGAAACCGCGATCAGCACCAAGGTGGTGTTCAAGGCGAAGTGA
- a CDS encoding YceI family protein: MLQRCLIALLLTLPTAALAAPAQYALDPVHTRVLFAIEHAGFSKALGTVSGSTGTLAFDPDDWRSARLDARVPLQRLDLGDDKWNRAALAHNLVDGERFPEARFVSTRIEPIDATHAKVFGTLTLHGVSREIALDVTLNALKRHPLPPFRRTVGFSATTTLQRADFGIAAWPSVIGATVELRIEAEATREGRADAEPPAADAPAADTPTPPPSVSQEPTTP, encoded by the coding sequence ATGCTCCAGCGCTGCCTGATCGCCCTGCTGCTGACCTTGCCGACCGCCGCGCTGGCCGCCCCGGCGCAGTACGCGCTGGATCCGGTGCACACCCGCGTGTTGTTCGCGATCGAGCACGCCGGCTTCTCCAAGGCGCTGGGCACCGTGTCCGGCAGCACCGGCACGCTGGCGTTCGACCCGGACGACTGGCGCAGCGCGCGGCTGGACGCGCGGGTGCCGCTGCAGCGCCTGGACCTGGGCGACGACAAATGGAACCGCGCTGCGCTGGCGCATAACCTGGTCGACGGCGAGCGCTTCCCCGAGGCGCGCTTCGTCTCCACCCGGATCGAGCCGATCGACGCCACCCACGCCAAGGTGTTCGGCACGCTGACCCTGCACGGGGTCAGCCGCGAGATCGCGCTGGACGTGACCCTCAACGCGCTGAAGCGCCACCCGCTGCCGCCGTTCCGCCGTACGGTCGGCTTTTCCGCCACCACCACGCTGCAGCGCGCCGACTTCGGCATCGCGGCCTGGCCGTCGGTGATCGGCGCCACGGTCGAGTTGCGCATCGAGGCCGAGGCCACCCGTGAGGGCCGCGCCGATGCCGAGCCACCAGCGGCGGACGCGCCTGCCGCCGACACCCCCACTCCGCCGCCCAGCGTCAGCCAGGAACCCACCACGCCATGA
- a CDS encoding amidase family protein has protein sequence MQRRFDLQTATIAEINRAIDSGALDSERLVALSLARIHAYDPQLHAVISLNPHALEQARALDAERRASGRRSPLHGIPVLLKDNIDTRDLPTTLGFYGLRGAVPYADAAVVVRLREAGAIILAKVNLSELASGPALSSLGGQTRNPHNLAYSPAGSSSGTAVGVAAGYAPVGIATDTTGSARWPAATNGVVGLRPTTGAIGYAGIQPNAPTLDAVGPIARSVADAALVLSVLEDAVRRPVTAYDATGRSAADPMLGLRTDALRGARIGFPRRDFSGDDPQVDAAMEAALDALRASGAAVVEIELPPWLLRLSGELQAILVRTEAAPSLDAYLSASFPPRYPQRHADILALSEVLNAAPPAGAFPNPGRLDGYREEAAAAPPTDPVYLAARDQGRQFVKASMQAVLARYRLDAIVYPTQTMRINRIGEPAQRNARGLFGNFGPGVASVAGWPELTVPAGFTADGLPVGVSFMGPEFSEQRLLGYGFAFEQRTHALRQPAATPPLAGDRFVY, from the coding sequence GTGCAGCGCCGTTTCGACCTGCAGACCGCGACCATCGCCGAGATCAACCGCGCGATCGACAGCGGCGCGCTGGATTCCGAGCGACTGGTCGCGCTGTCGCTGGCCCGGATCCACGCCTACGATCCGCAGCTGCATGCGGTCATCAGTCTCAATCCGCACGCGCTGGAGCAGGCCCGCGCGCTGGATGCCGAGCGCCGTGCCAGCGGACGCCGCTCGCCGCTGCATGGCATTCCGGTGCTGCTGAAGGACAATATCGATACCCGCGACCTCCCCACCACGCTCGGCTTCTACGGCCTGCGCGGCGCGGTGCCGTACGCGGATGCAGCGGTCGTCGTGCGGCTGCGCGAGGCGGGTGCCATCATCCTGGCGAAGGTCAACTTGAGCGAGCTCGCGTCGGGGCCGGCATTGAGTTCGCTAGGCGGGCAGACGCGCAATCCGCACAATCTCGCCTACAGTCCGGCCGGCTCGTCCAGCGGGACTGCCGTGGGCGTTGCGGCCGGCTACGCGCCTGTGGGCATCGCCACCGACACCACCGGCTCGGCGCGCTGGCCCGCGGCAACCAATGGCGTGGTCGGCTTGCGTCCGACCACCGGCGCGATCGGTTATGCAGGCATCCAGCCGAATGCGCCCACGCTCGATGCGGTCGGTCCGATCGCGCGCTCCGTCGCCGATGCCGCGCTGGTGCTGAGTGTGCTGGAAGATGCGGTCCGGCGGCCAGTGACGGCGTACGACGCCACTGGCCGCTCTGCGGCCGATCCCATGCTCGGGCTGCGCACCGATGCGCTGCGTGGTGCGCGCATCGGCTTTCCGCGGCGCGACTTTTCCGGCGACGATCCGCAGGTGGACGCGGCGATGGAGGCCGCTCTCGACGCGTTGCGGGCGAGCGGCGCGGCGGTAGTGGAGATCGAGCTGCCGCCGTGGTTGCTGCGCCTGAGCGGCGAGCTGCAGGCGATCCTCGTGCGCACCGAAGCCGCACCCAGTCTCGATGCGTATCTGTCGGCCTCTTTCCCGCCACGATATCCGCAACGCCACGCCGATATCCTGGCGCTGAGCGAAGTGCTCAATGCGGCGCCGCCGGCCGGCGCCTTCCCGAATCCCGGGCGCCTCGATGGATATCGCGAGGAGGCCGCGGCGGCGCCGCCGACCGATCCGGTCTATCTCGCCGCCCGCGACCAGGGCCGTCAGTTCGTCAAGGCGTCGATGCAGGCGGTCCTAGCCCGCTACCGTCTGGACGCGATTGTCTATCCGACCCAGACCATGCGCATCAACCGGATCGGGGAACCCGCGCAGCGCAATGCGCGCGGCCTGTTCGGCAACTTCGGTCCGGGCGTGGCGAGTGTAGCGGGCTGGCCCGAGCTGACGGTGCCGGCGGGTTTCACCGCGGACGGCTTGCCAGTGGGAGTGTCGTTCATGGGGCCGGAGTTCAGCGAGCAGCGGCTGTTGGGCTACGGCTTCGCCTTCGAACAACGTACGCACGCGCTGCGTCAGCCGGCGGCGACGCCGCCGCTTGCGGGCGACCGCTTCGTCTATTGA